Below is a window of Streptomyces spongiicola DNA.
CAGCTCTCGCCGCCGGTCACCCACGGGTTGGGCAGCACGCACCGCACCCCGAGCCCGGGGACCACGAACGCGTCCCAGCGCGCGTCGATCCTCGTCCTGGCCTCCTCGCCGGTGACGGCGCCGCCGAGGACGGGGTAGTACCAGTCCATCGAGTAGCGCGACTTGTCGAGGAAGCGCTCCGGGTGGCGGCGGACGGCGTGCCCGAGCGCTCCGGCCGCCAGCTCCCAGTCGGGCTGCGGCTCCTCGCGCTCCTCGGCGATGGCGAGGGCGCAGCGCAGCGCGTGGTAGACGGACGAACTCCCGGTCAGCAGGGCGTCGCCGACCGCCGCGCCGCCGTCCTCCGGCGCCTCCCGCTTCCAGCCGATCTGGCCGCCGGGCAGCTGGAGCCGGAGCACGAACCCGATCGCCGCGCGGACGGACGGCCACATCCGGTCCAGGAACACGTCGTCGCCGGTGGCCAGGTAGTGATGCCAGACGCCGACGGCCGGGTAGGCGCAGAAGTTGCTCTCCCGTCCCCGGTCGGTCGGCCGGTCGGCCTCCCCGTCGTGGTAGGCGGCGTACCAGGAGCCGTCCTCGTTCTGATGGCGGGCCAGCCACTCGTAGGCGCGCGCCGCCGCGTCGTGCTCGCCCGCCGCGTCCAGCGCCATGGCGGCCTCGGTGTGGTCCCACGGGTCCAGGTGGTGCCCGCGGAACCAGGGGATCGCCCCGTCCTCGCGCTGGACGGCGAGGATGCCCGCGACGGTCTCGGCGGCCTGCTCGGCGGTGAGGACGCCGGGCAGGACGAGGTGCTCGGTACGCCCCTGACGGCGCCAGGGCACGGTCACGCGTCGGCCTCCGGCAGATGCGGCTTGGTCGCGTACACCACGAAGCTCTTGCCGACGAGAGGGTTCAGCGCCTGCTCGGCGACCCTGGTGAGCAGGGGCTTCTTCATGATGTCCCAGACCAGGAGCTCATGGTAGGCGCGCACCGGCAGGGCCTTGTCGTTGTCCACGCCGAACGCGCACTTCAGCCACCAGTACGGCGAGTGCAGCGCGTGGGCGTGGTGGCTGCCGTAGGGCCTGAGGCCCGCCTCGCGGATCCTGCCGAGGAGTTCGTCGGCCTTGTAGATGCGGATGTGGCCGCCCTCGACCTCGTGGTATTCGTCGGACAGCGCCCAGCAGACCTTCTCGGGGCCGTAGCGGGGCACGGTGACCGCGATCCGGCCGCCGGGCCTGAGCACCCGGACCATCTCGGCGAGGACGCCCTTGTCGTCCGGGATGTGCTCCATCACCTCGGAGATGACGACGACGTCGAACGACTCGTCGGGGAAGGGGAGGTTGAGCGCGTCGCCCTCCATCGCGGTGGCGCTGGCGCCCTCCGGCGCCTCGCCCGCTTCCTTCATCGCCGCGAACCACGTGGCGACCTCGCGGATCTCCTCGGCGTTCCGGTCGAGGGCCACGACCCGGGCGCCGCGCCGGTAGCACTCGAACGCGTGCCGTCCGGCGCCGCAGCCGAGATCGAGCACGCGGTCGCCCGGGGCGAGCGGAAAGCGGGAGAAGTCGACGGTCAGCACGAGGTCTGCCCTTCCGGGTGGGTCGCGGCGGCCGCACGGGGGGCGCGCCTTGCGGAGGGTGCGGACCCGCCGTCCGCACCCGCGGAGCGGGTCCCCGCCCGCGCTGCGGGACGCCGGGTGCTCATCGGGCACCGGCCGGCACCGGGCGGGCCGCGATGGC
It encodes the following:
- a CDS encoding glucosidase family protein, with product MTVPWRRQGRTEHLVLPGVLTAEQAAETVAGILAVQREDGAIPWFRGHHLDPWDHTEAAMALDAAGEHDAAARAYEWLARHQNEDGSWYAAYHDGEADRPTDRGRESNFCAYPAVGVWHHYLATGDDVFLDRMWPSVRAAIGFVLRLQLPGGQIGWKREAPEDGGAAVGDALLTGSSSVYHALRCALAIAEEREEPQPDWELAAGALGHAVRRHPERFLDKSRYSMDWYYPVLGGAVTGEEARTRIDARWDAFVVPGLGVRCVLPNPWVTGGESCELALALWAVGESDRALEVLQSIRHLRAEGGMYWTGYVFEGERAVWPEELTTWTAGSLLLAVAALGGDEATTAVFGGERLPRGLEPECCR
- a CDS encoding class I SAM-dependent methyltransferase, with amino-acid sequence MLTVDFSRFPLAPGDRVLDLGCGAGRHAFECYRRGARVVALDRNAEEIREVATWFAAMKEAGEAPEGASATAMEGDALNLPFPDESFDVVVISEVMEHIPDDKGVLAEMVRVLRPGGRIAVTVPRYGPEKVCWALSDEYHEVEGGHIRIYKADELLGRIREAGLRPYGSHHAHALHSPYWWLKCAFGVDNDKALPVRAYHELLVWDIMKKPLLTRVAEQALNPLVGKSFVVYATKPHLPEADA